A segment of the Salmo trutta chromosome 3, fSalTru1.1, whole genome shotgun sequence genome:
tacaccaAAACCTCAGAGTCTAAAAATAGCAGTGTGAAAGAAACCAAACTTCAATATAATACGTTCACAGTACCTCCTTCTAAGGGAGGTGGAGAAAACTGCAGCAGCAGTActataggctattgtacaacaggATAATACACACATCTTCAAAAGACTCAGAGAAGAAACACCAAagagctaattgatcattaatcATGCCTGGTGAGTACTTTTTGTCAACATCTAGAAACCTATTGAAGATATACAATCTATACCTATTTCTAAGAGGTAACACAACAATTATTTATGCTTGTGACATTTTAAAcataaaaatgaacaaaaattaCATAATTAATTGAAGTGATGAATAGAGTTAAAAAAGATAGCCGTTGGATTACCGTACTCAATTTGTGCCCTAATTTAAATACACTTTTGTTAATATACAATATAGTATGAATTATAGACTACTTACAgggcactccaaccctgttcctggagagctaccctcttttaggttttcaatccaacctcagttgtaactaacctgattcagtttatccaCCAGCTAACTATTAGAATCAAGTGTGCTAGATTAGgattggagcgaaaacctacaggacagtagctccccaggaacagggttggagagccccgGCTATGACTTTCTATATTTTTTTGACTGTGCAGTGAACACCTGAAGGTGTCAGAGCAGCCCCATAATCTGTATAATCAGCCTGTATAataaactaaatatgcttctctgctaaaatctgtgTAAAAGATTTAAAttaatgtgagtcttattcagtacatttagtagtCTACCAACCTGGCCAGCAGGCATGCCaactaagatagttagacaaacTAGCTACTCTAACCTGATTGAAAGTCTGAAATGGCTTCTtagtagctagttatgaggttgggaacctatctggactagctaaagccaactttaTAAAATTGCTAGGTGCTAGTAGTGTTacagagaaacaaacaaacaaaattaaCCCAAAAATTGCTTGCATGTTTTAtaaaacaggacaaatctgagggaaagggaaagagggCATGTGCCCCTATGCTGCCCATGGGCATGacacgtgtttgtgtgtttacttgtttgtttgtttgtttgtttgtttgttttgatgAATATTCAGTACAATGATGATATTTCAAAGGAACAACTTAAAGGGGAAATGTGTGattgtttttacatttaaattaatgatatataacCATTGATTTGTAGAGAGTATATCTTATCATTCATATAAACTGTTGTACACCAACAGAAATCTAAAATATAAGATTGTTtcactccattgtttgtaaacaatgtaaacaaacactgtatagcttaAAAGCATGTTAAAAACTATCATgttgatctcatggatggtcagtcctgcaTCCATAGCTACAGTATGTATATGAATATGGAGCCAACAAGGTTAAAAATCTGGCgcagtgcccttgagcaagacacttaaccccaattgctccaGGGGCCCTGGACAATgttgaccctggccgtgaccccactcctgcatgtgtctcagggggagttaggatatgcaagaaacacatttccattacaaACTTGAACAAGTAAAAAATTATTATTAGAATTAGTGGTtctatttctccagccccatccctcagctgtttaacCAAACAGTGGCGGGGTAGCTCCTtttttattgtttgaactgcagattgccacGTTGACTGTTCAGGTTGATTTTGAATGAAAGGACACCACCTTGACTAATAACAATACTATTTCTGTCTTTCTACAGACAAGGATATGGAGCCAACAACAGAATATAACTATTCCTCCTACTACGATGATATAGAAGGGTTATATAGATCAGAGCCATGCAACACTGCCAATGTGAAGGAGTTTGGACGGGTATTTCTGCCAACACTCTACAGCCTGGTCTTCATCGTGGGCTTCATCGGTAACGGCCTGGTGGTCTGTGTCCTGTTGAAGTTTAGGAGGATCAGAAGCATAACAGACCTCTGTCTCTTCAACCTGGCTCTGTCTGACCTTTTCTTCATCATCTCCCTGCCTTTCTGGTCCCACTACGCCACCGCAGCCAAGTGGCTCCTGGGGGACTTTATGTGCCGACTGGTAACCGGACTTTACATGCTTGGGTTTTATGGCAGCATCTTCTTCATGGTGATCTTGACAGTGGATCGCTATGTGGTCATAGTCCACGCTCACACCATGGCCAGGCCCAGATCAGTCAGAGTAGGGGTCACTCTGTCTCTGTTCATGTGGGCTGTCAGTCTCTGTGCCTCTTTGCCTACAATCATCTTCACAAAAGTAAATAATGAGTCCGGGCTTACAACATGTAAACCAGAGTATCCAGAGGGTAGCATGTGGCGCCAGGTTTCTTATTTAGAGATGAATATCTTGGgtctacttctccctctctccatcatggTGATCTGCTATTCCAGAATCGTTCCGATGTTAGTCAATATCAAAACCACCAAAAAGCACAAAGCCATCAAACTGATAATCATCATAGTAGTGGTCTTTTTCTGCTTTTGGACCCCATACAATGTGGTCATTCTCCTGCGTTATCTGGAGACTCAGAGCTATTTTGGGGACTGTACAACTCACACGAACATAGATCTGGCAATGCAGTGTACAGAGGTGATAGCGTTCACACACTGTTGTTTGAATCCGATCATCTATGCCTTTGCAGGGCAGAAattcatgagtcttgtcctgaaGTTACTAAGAAAATGGATGCCAATGTGCTTCGCCAGGCCTTATGTTAGTGGGTTGTCTGAACGAAATATCTCAGTCTATTCCAGGTCTTCTGAAATATCATCTACAAGACTGCTGTAGTTTGACTTGTATACAGGCACAATTCGAATATAAAAACTCTGAGAAGGGAAAAGACAGTAAAAGATGTAAGGAAAAGAGGGATTTCTCTGAAAGTGTGGCACTCAGACACCCTAGCTGTGAATCTATGCTTACAGTAGATACTATAGATATCAGTTGCTCTTTTGTATCTTTACATGCTCCAATTCCTTTGTTGATAGATCCCTTTAAAGAGTGTTAGTTGTGTCCTCATGTGGTATTGTGTAAAGTGCAAAAAAAAAGTTAAGAAATTGACAGTATgtatagtgcatttggaaagtattcagaccccttccctttttccaaatgttgttacgttacagccttattctaaaatggattaaatgaaatgTTTTTAACATCAAcacctcataaatctacacacaatacccaataatgacaaagtgaaaacaggtctttagacatttttgctaatttattaaaaataaaaacagaaataccttatttacataagtactcagaccctttgctatgaaacttgaaattgagctcaggtgcattctgtttccattgatcatccttgagatgtttctacaacttgactggagtccacctgtggtaaattcgatTGATacgacatgatttggaaaggcacaaacctgtctatgtaagatcccacagttgacagtgcatgtcagagcaaaaaccaagccatgaggtcggacaggattgtgtcgaggcagagatctggaacatttctgcagcattgaagaactttggaaacaccaagactcttcctagagctggccgcctggaccaaactgagcaatcgtgggagaagggtcttggtcagaggtgatcaagaacccaacggtcacactgacagagctccagagttcctccgtggagatgggagaaccttccacaaggacaaccatctctgctgcactccaccaatcaggtctttctggtagagtggccagacggaagccactcctcagtaaaaaaggcacatgacagcccgcttggagtttgacaaaaggcacctaaatgactcagaccatgagaaacaagattctctggtctgatgaaaccaagattgaactctttggcctgaatgccaagcatcacgtctggaggaaacctggcaccatccctacggtgaagcatggtggtggcggtatcatgctgtggggatgcttttcagcggcagggactgggagactagtcaggatcgagggaaagatcaacggagtacagagagatccttgatgaaaaccgtctccagagcgctcaggacctcatactgaGGTGAAGAttcacctaccaacaggacaacaaccctaagcacacagccaaaaaaatgcaggagtggcttcgggacaagtctctgaatgtccctgagtgacCCAAccagtgcccggacttgaacccgatctaacatcacctgaaaatagctgtgcagcaacgctccctatccaacctgacagagtttgagaggatctgcagagaagaatgggagaaactccccaaatacaggtgtgccaagcttgtagcgtcatacccaagagacTCGAGAcagtaattgctgccaaaggtgcttcaacaaagtactgagtaaagggtctgaatacttatgtaaatgtgatatttcagtttttcgtttttttttcaatttgcaataaaaacagtttttgctttttcattatggggttttgtgtgtagattgatgagggggaaaactattgaatcaattttagaataaggctgtaatgtaacaaaatgtggaaaaagttaaggggtctgaatactttccgaatgcgctgtagtTATAtttgttaaaaaatgtaaagattgATTCAACTTTTTTCTTCCATTTTTGAGTTtgtatattttagtttttttcttcTAAGAATGTGACAGAAACCTGACTGGGGCATTTGCTTTTGAACAAGCTAACCACAAAGCTATGCTGTGTTTTTTTGAGGGGGACTAATAAATGtcacaacactgctgtctgtttaaaaaaaaatcacaaataaAAAAGCTGAGACTGCTGTTTTGTAAATAGACAACACAATAGGACGTGGCATGAAacttatatactgtatatatgactGTCTAGGATTTGTGATTACCTTGTCTTCATTTTTACCTTGTcttaaatacatgttttcttttttatttaggGCATTTAGAAAATCTTGCTCAGTGACATTTCCCACCTGTACCTTTACTTGATGTTGACTTATTCAGCTTGGTCTACATGCACAGAGAAACATCACTTCACACCAAAACAACTAAAACAACACAGGGACATAGCCTTGACATAGCTTAGATGAAATAAGGAAGTGAGACTCAGAAAGCAGAAGTGTCAAGGAAAGTAAATGGCCAGCCACTCCTCGTTAAACCACAGAAAATGCATTGTTGAACGAATCTTTCTAGGAAACGCGTATTGTCAAACCTCATCTAAAATGGAAGCAAACTAGGCACAAGAGGCTGGAAAAAGCCCAGAGCATTGCCCCTAAATCATGTAAAAGATTAAGTGCCTTGcgcaagggcacaacggcagcaGGCGGCACATGAGGTTCTGATGCCAGCAACTCTATGGTTGCCGGCACACTCACACCAGATTTCCCCATCAGCCCTGAGATTCAAAccggcaacctttcggttaccagcCTACCTCTCTAACCTCAACCTCCTTCTACTACTACAGACATAACCCACACAAGGACTACTTCCATGTATGAAAGTTACGGAATTTACTTTCTAAGATGTTTACGATGTACGCTATTCATTTGTATCTTTCCATCTGAAAAGCAGTTCAAAGCAGCATCTACATGCGTGACAGATATCTGTATGTTTGGTGATGTTTCCCTCACCCACACTCATTCCCAGACATTTAGTTAGAGGGCCATTACAGGAAACCCACATTCACACCTCAGCCTGCTCAATGCAGCAATGCAAAGAAAATAGTTATCTAGAGCACACCTTACTAGAAAAAAGTTGCAGTCATTGGTACAAAAGAATAGAGTAGAGAAAAAGAGTAATTTCCCAGCCAGACTGTTTCAACCAGCACACACGTTATCACCAGAGAGAGGGTTACAGCATTCAACCTGTACATCAGAAAAGAAGAGATTGgggtaaataaaatatattttcacttCATGATAGCCTGCATATAGACATACAGCCTACAAATATATACAGCCTACAAATATATACGCAGGCATAGACAGTCTGTGAAGGGGTGTTAGCCTCACAGGAACTACAAAATGGGGTCGTTCAACAGGGGGTGTCAGTATTTAACAGGTGATGGTGGGTGATGTGTGAGATCATATGGGTTGTGGTTTGATTCTGATTAGGATTAAAGAGGATGTAGAAATAGTCTTTAGATCCAATACTTCTTTTTGTATCTGTCAATACATACATTGTGAGGGAAAAAGTATAGTTTGGAAAATGTTCTTTTTAATTTttaactattttttttttaaaataagacATTGTATTAGTACATTAACATGGCCCTACGGGGTAAtagctttaaaaataaataatgagcGTGTCAAGGCTTTTTAGCTGTTGTTCTTTGAACAAAAAAATGTCAGTATTCAGCTTACACAACCTTGACAAGGACAGTAAAAAATGCCCTGTTGTTAGACATAAGATTTCCGAAGATGTATTATAAGGGGCTGTTTCTTTATGATCTCCATCAAGTATGTAAATTAGGTTAATTCCCAAAGGTTGTTTCGAATTACCCATTTCTCTTCATATCAGTCATCATGGTGTTTTAAAGTTTATCATTACACTCTGTGATTCATTTGAAAGCATTATACAgcgagggaaaaaaagtattagatcccctgctgattttgtacgtttgcccactgacaaagaaatgatcagtctatcattttaatggtaggtttatttgaacagtgagagacagaataacaacaaaacaatccagaaaaatgcatgtcaaaaatgttataaattgatttgcattttaatgagggaaataagtatttgacccctctgcataacatgacttagtacttggtgacaaaacccttgttggcaatcacagaggtcagacgtttcttgtagttggccaccagctttgtacacatctcaggagggattttgtcccactcctctttgcagatcttctccaagttgcagatcttctccaaccttcagctccctccacagatcttctatgggattaaggtctggagactggctaggccactccaggaccttaatgtgcttcttcttgagccactcctttgttgccttggccgtgtgttttgggtcattgtcatgctggaatgcccatccacgacccattttgaatgccctggctgagggaaggaggttctcacccaagatttgacggtacatggccccgtccatcgtccctttgatgcggtgaagttgtcctgtccccttagcagaaaaacacccccaaagcataatgtttgcacctccatgtttgacagtggggatggtgttcttggggtcataggcagcattcctcctcctccaaacacggcgagttgagttgatgccaaagagctccactTTCAcaacacaacactttcacccagttgtcctctgaatcattcagctgttcattggcaaacttcagacgagcatgtatatgtgctttcttgagcgggcgctgcaggatttcagtccttcacggcgtagtgtcttaccaattgttttcttggtgactatggtcccagttgccttgagatcattgacaagatcctcccgtgttgttctgggctgattcctcaccgttctcatgatcattgcaactccacgaggtgagatcttgcatggagccccaggccgagggagattgacagttcttttgtgtttcttccatttgcgagtaatcgcaccaactgttgtcaccttctcaccaagctgcttggcgatggtcttgtagcccattccagccttgtgtaggtctacaatcttgtccctgacatccttggagagctctttggtcttggccatggtggagagtttggaatctgattgattgattgcttctgtggacaggtgtcttttatacaggtaacaaactgagattaggagcactccctttaagagtgtgctcctaatctcagctcgttacctgtataaaagacacctgggagccagaaatctttctgattgagcgggggtcaaatacttatttccctcattaaaatgcaaatcaatttagaacatttttgacatgcgttttctgtattttttgttgttattctgtctctcactgttcaaataaatctactattaaaagtatagactgatcatttctttgtcagtgggcaaacgtacaaaatcagcaggggatcaaatacttttttcactcaCTGTAATTAATATGAAAGAATCATTACCCAAGTTAAAACACAGTTACCATGGAAACTGATAGATTACATGTTGCTAAAGTATTAAGTAATACAAGTATGCCACCATAATAGAGTACATAGGAGGATGAGTGACAAATAATAGCATTAACATTTGAAGTAACATACGATTTTATAATCTCTGGCTGTGTGCAGGTAACCATTCAGAACAAAAGGCATAGAATTAAGAactagaatactagaatggacattaacCTTCTAATGATGGGATAAAAGCCAGCCATTTTTGTCAGGGGGGAcaagatattgtgtaaaataatgaatttgaagaatgtttctgcactgtatgtttgttagctagctagccagacagttcTAGAGAAATGAttccatacattttacatacaaattctattcaaacaatgcagtcaatccacatCCATGCACTGGCTGATatcagttgatgataggacttagacaCGTTGTAAATGGAACAAGTGTgtatattgtatcatataatagcactcctagctttccaagaaaacaaaaactgtttcaagttttattgtcacgtgcacaagtacagtgaaatgcctttcttgcaagctctatcccaacaatgcagtaatcgaTACCAGTAGTaccataaaataaaataaagtagaacaaaaacacatgagaaatagaaataagaagaacacgagaaagtaagtaagctataCGGCACCATAtacggcaccatgaagaccaaggagctctccaaaaaggtcagggacaaagttgtggagaagtacaaataagggttgggttataaaaataaactttgaacatcccacggagcttcattaaatccattataaaaaaattgaaagaatatggcaccacaacaaacctgccaagagaaggccgcccaccaaaactcacggaccaggcaaggatggcattaatcagagaggcaacaaagagaccaaagataaccctgaaggagctgcaaagctccacagcggagattggagtatctgtcaataggaccactttaagacgTACACTCtgcagagctgggctttatggaagagtggccagaaaaaagccattgcttaaagaaaaaaataagcaaacacgtttggtgttcgccaaaaggcatgtgggagactccccaaacatattgaagaaggtactctggtcagatgagactaaaatgtagcttttggccatcaaggaaaatgctatgtctggcgcaaacccaacacctcacatcaccccgagaacaccatccccacagtgaagcatggtggtagcagcatcatgctatgtaggtgtttttcatcggcagggactgggaaactggtcagaattgaaggaatgatggatggtgctaaatacagggaaattgttgagggaaacctgtttcagtcttccagagatttgagattgGGATGGAGGTtctccttccagcaggacaatgaccctaagtatactgctaaagcaacactcgattggtttaagaggaaacatttaacatgtcttggaatggcctagtctaagcccagacctcaatccaattgagaatctgtggtatgacttaaagattgctgtacaccagcggaacccatccaacttgaaggagctggagcagttttgccttaaagaatgggcaaaaatcccagtggctagatgtgccaagcttatagagacatatcccaagagacttgcagctgtaattgctgcaaaaggtggctctacaaagtattgactttggagggtgaatagttatgcacgctaaagttttcagttttttttgtcttatttcttgtctgtttcacaataaaaaatattttgcaacttcaaagtggtaggcatgttgtgtaaatcaaatgatacaaacccacaAAAATCTATATAATTCCAGGTCGtagacaacaaaataggaaaaatgccaaagggggtgaatactttcgcaagccattgTAGGTGTAAGGTGACAGGcgtcaggatatatgataaacagagtagtgTATGATGTAGCAGTGTATGATGAttttatgtgagtgtgtgtacgtgtgtgtagtcagtatgaatgtgtgtgcgtgttatgtgtgtgtgagcaaatggtgtgtgtgcgtgtgttggagggtcagtgtgagtgtgtgtgtgagtgtgtagagtcattgtaaaaatgtaaatacaataaAAGGGTCAttgcaaatagtctgtgtagctattttgttagctatttagcagtcttatggcttggggatagaagctgttccggaccctgttggtgtcagacttgttgctccggtaccacttggtGTGccgaaaggagagagaagagtctatggcttgggtggctggagtttaaCAATTTTCCTTTCACATTGCCTCatattgaggtcctggatggcagagagctcggccccagtgatgtactgggctgttcgcaccaCCCTCTATAGTGACATTTATGGACTGTTTACATACatactgaacgaaaatataaacgcaacatgcaacaacttcaacggttttactgagttacagttcatataaggaaatcagtcaattgaaataaatttgttagaccctagtctatggatttcacatgactgggcaggggcggagccatgggtgggccttggagggcataggcccacccacttgggagccaggaccacccactggggagccaggcccagccaatcagaatgggtttttccccacaaaaggactttattacaggcagaaatactcctcagtttcatcagctgtgtgggtggctggtctcagtgtattttagaggctatttatacagaaacTTGGCATTAAACCCGTATAAGTGGATTTATAATTATATGTTcatattttaggttgacaataaCTGTATTACACAATTTCTAATATCATATGCCTTTAACATGTGTTTCTGATATCACATTTCCGCATATGTAAAATCAGGATTATGcctctactgtcacgtcctgaccagtaaaaggggttatttgttattgtagtttggtcaggacatggcaggggtgtgtttgtttagtgtgtttcgggggttttggtttatgttctatgttttctatttctatgtgggttttctagtttgtctatttctatgttagttttgggaacgacctccaattagaagcagctggttgtcattccttctaattggaggccatatttaagtgggtttattttctcttgtgtttgtgggtggttgttccatgtatagtcaagttaccttacaggactgtcgttcgttttcttgttttgtttcagtgttcacgtttaaataaatatatcagtatggacacttaccacgctgcgtattggtccaatatttcttactcctcagaagacgaaacttatgacagaaccacccaccataagaggaccaagcagcggaggaaggagcagcaggaggagtataaggagtcatggacctgggaggagatactagctggagaaggaccatggaggaaggctggagaggacctgGAACGTTATGCGGGAACatggctggcaaggaagcctgagaggcagcccccccaaaatatttttttggggggcacacgggaagattggctaggtcaggcaatagacctgagccaactccccgtgcttattatggggagcgtttggcggtGAGAGCACCgttctatgcggaagtgcgcaaggtctcgcccatccgcacgcacagtccggtgcgagcga
Coding sequences within it:
- the LOC115180583 gene encoding C-C chemokine receptor type 5, with protein sequence MPDKDMEPTTEYNYSSYYDDIEGLYRSEPCNTANVKEFGRVFLPTLYSLVFIVGFIGNGLVVCVLLKFRRIRSITDLCLFNLALSDLFFIISLPFWSHYATAAKWLLGDFMCRLVTGLYMLGFYGSIFFMVILTVDRYVVIVHAHTMARPRSVRVGVTLSLFMWAVSLCASLPTIIFTKVNNESGLTTCKPEYPEGSMWRQVSYLEMNILGLLLPLSIMVICYSRIVPMLVNIKTTKKHKAIKLIIIIVVVFFCFWTPYNVVILLRYLETQSYFGDCTTHTNIDLAMQCTEVIAFTHCCLNPIIYAFAGQKFMSLVLKLLRKWMPMCFARPYVSGLSERNISVYSRSSEISSTRLL